Proteins co-encoded in one Meiothermus sp. genomic window:
- a CDS encoding tetratricopeptide repeat protein has protein sequence MNTQVKRYFRSQFHLEAPLSPGRFEAVLAKRIGSPGRRKPILDAWKGYLEAKGGDLEAVRSFYTAVLSHPRERLEALVYAMHLPFVEFYVRVLPPLLPAQGRVLEVGAFTGALVTLLREARPELEWHALEGVAQAVEIGRARTGEGVQWHEGWFPNQPGLPEMDAVLLLSCLPEGYLGDLPNTLEAPRYLEHFNFVQRLQGLEGLLKPGGLLAYAHGPFLGKNPQAAEQALVQMGFEAVQLVGEGDYTLITARMPVALVRPDPSPLPGEARNPRPSAPSPLPSSEEVWALLEGGAYAEVLRLIPEDATGELAHLRGRALFALARYAEAEAALALAHQPEAENLRVLCWAEQEDYPRALPRLEALSSRGGRFKLALGKVYLGLGRLSEALRQLHECGLPEAEVYLKTTLERIEERVVRLCREGDWSEASRRVEFVEDLSPDLLTRGLLRVGLQAALQQGLWGRAARYAQRLYVLGESHGALGLALAGLKVRGPEALDRVPLADLKEAEPYLTDAVARAEDATALLALGLLRHREGRHTEALRYLERAARESRGEAAGLAYHLLALSKRALGAPVLEVLGDHKRAHAHRAYPVTQLFELAQEAQEAGEPVLAREFLGRVREAGLQPFAQIEPVLKLVEELEGPWEAFRMLTQSLEQSAEPPLEHLELAYRLSRSFSQSQEAGAVRGRYLAALYNAGQALGAEGLLLSELARNPEALEVLYDLAEHYERTGAYQKATETWRKALDIAYYREKDLELSREILRNLLFLNPTDPELQLYLEELKATSRALATLEGGPDTLAGVTPEALMREGLPRFHGEYLIVVGGHTQLRSRLTPILQHQGLELDWFDSDTHTAGREVIRRIQSRLERAHGLMIISSYVGHDLSEPVRLEAESLGVPVYITPGRARGVTGFLRAVAEFAPQIFRRALKGG, from the coding sequence GTGAACACCCAAGTTAAGCGCTACTTTCGTAGCCAGTTTCACCTCGAGGCCCCCCTTTCGCCGGGCCGTTTCGAGGCGGTGCTGGCCAAACGCATCGGCAGCCCTGGCCGACGAAAACCCATCCTGGACGCCTGGAAAGGCTATCTGGAAGCCAAAGGAGGCGACCTGGAGGCGGTGCGAAGTTTTTACACTGCGGTGCTCAGCCACCCGCGGGAGCGGCTGGAAGCCCTGGTGTACGCTATGCATCTGCCATTCGTGGAGTTTTACGTGCGGGTGCTGCCCCCGCTTTTGCCGGCCCAGGGGCGGGTGCTGGAGGTGGGGGCCTTTACTGGTGCGCTGGTGACGCTGCTGCGTGAGGCCCGGCCCGAACTGGAGTGGCACGCCCTGGAGGGGGTGGCCCAGGCGGTGGAGATCGGTCGGGCCCGCACCGGCGAGGGGGTGCAGTGGCATGAGGGCTGGTTTCCGAACCAGCCGGGCCTGCCGGAGATGGACGCGGTGCTGCTGCTCTCCTGCCTGCCCGAGGGGTATCTGGGGGACTTACCCAACACCCTCGAGGCCCCCCGCTACCTCGAGCACTTCAACTTTGTGCAGCGCCTGCAGGGCCTCGAGGGGCTGCTCAAACCGGGTGGTCTGCTGGCCTACGCCCACGGGCCGTTTCTGGGCAAGAACCCCCAGGCCGCCGAGCAGGCCCTGGTGCAGATGGGGTTTGAGGCGGTGCAGTTGGTGGGCGAGGGGGACTACACCCTGATTACCGCCCGGATGCCGGTGGCGTTGGTGCGGCCCGACCCCTCGCCGCTGCCGGGCGAAGCCCGGAACCCCCGCCCAAGCGCACCAAGCCCCCTGCCCTCGAGCGAGGAGGTCTGGGCTTTGCTCGAGGGCGGCGCATACGCCGAGGTGCTGCGCCTGATACCGGAAGATGCAACCGGCGAGCTGGCCCACCTGCGGGGCCGGGCCCTGTTTGCCCTGGCGCGCTACGCCGAAGCCGAGGCGGCCCTGGCCCTGGCCCATCAGCCCGAGGCCGAAAACCTGCGGGTGCTGTGCTGGGCCGAGCAGGAGGATTACCCGCGGGCCCTGCCCCGCCTGGAAGCGCTGTCCAGCCGCGGAGGCCGGTTCAAGCTGGCCTTGGGGAAGGTTTACCTGGGCTTAGGACGGCTCTCGGAGGCCCTGCGCCAGTTACACGAGTGCGGCCTGCCCGAGGCCGAGGTCTACCTCAAAACCACCCTCGAGCGCATCGAGGAGCGCGTGGTGCGCCTGTGCCGCGAGGGCGACTGGAGCGAGGCCAGCCGCCGGGTGGAGTTCGTGGAAGACCTCTCGCCCGACCTGCTGACCCGGGGGCTGCTGCGGGTGGGTTTGCAGGCCGCCTTGCAGCAGGGCCTGTGGGGCCGGGCGGCCCGGTATGCCCAGCGCTTGTACGTGCTGGGGGAGTCGCACGGGGCTTTGGGGCTGGCCCTGGCGGGCCTGAAGGTGCGGGGCCCCGAGGCCCTGGACAGGGTGCCGCTGGCCGACCTGAAGGAGGCGGAGCCCTACCTGACCGACGCGGTGGCCCGGGCCGAGGACGCCACCGCACTGCTGGCCCTGGGCCTGCTGCGGCACCGCGAGGGGCGGCACACCGAGGCGCTGCGCTACCTCGAGCGGGCCGCGCGGGAGTCCAGGGGGGAGGCGGCGGGGCTGGCCTACCACCTGCTGGCCCTGTCCAAACGGGCCCTGGGCGCCCCGGTGCTCGAGGTGCTGGGCGATCACAAGCGGGCCCACGCCCACCGGGCCTACCCGGTAACCCAGTTGTTTGAGCTGGCCCAGGAGGCCCAGGAAGCCGGGGAGCCGGTGCTGGCCCGGGAGTTCTTGGGTCGGGTGCGCGAGGCAGGGTTGCAGCCCTTTGCGCAGATTGAGCCCGTACTCAAGCTGGTGGAGGAGCTGGAAGGGCCCTGGGAGGCCTTCCGGATGCTCACCCAGAGCCTCGAACAGTCCGCCGAGCCGCCTTTGGAGCACCTCGAGCTGGCCTACCGCCTCTCGCGCAGCTTCTCCCAGAGCCAGGAGGCCGGGGCGGTGCGGGGCCGCTACCTGGCCGCGCTGTACAACGCCGGGCAGGCCCTGGGGGCCGAGGGGCTCTTGCTTTCTGAGCTGGCCCGCAACCCCGAGGCCCTGGAGGTGCTCTACGACCTGGCCGAGCACTACGAGCGCACCGGGGCCTACCAGAAGGCCACCGAGACCTGGCGTAAGGCCCTGGACATCGCCTATTACCGGGAGAAAGACCTCGAGCTCTCGCGCGAGATTCTGCGCAACCTGCTTTTTCTGAACCCCACCGACCCCGAGCTACAGCTTTACCTGGAGGAGCTCAAGGCCACCTCGAGGGCCCTGGCAACCCTCGAGGGCGGCCCCGATACCCTGGCCGGGGTCACCCCCGAGGCCCTGATGCGCGAGGGGCTGCCCCGCTTCCATGGGGAGTACCTGATCGTGGTGGGAGGGCACACCCAGCTCCGCAGCCGCCTGACCCCCATCCTGCAACACCAGGGCCTCGAGCTCGACTGGTTCGACTCCGACACCCACACCGCCGGGCGGGAGGTTATCCGGCGCATACAAAGCCGCCTCGAGCGGGCCCACGGCCTGATGATCATCAGCAGCTACGTGGGCCACGACCTTTCCGAGCCGGTGCGGCTGGAGGCCGAAAGCCTGGGGGTGCCGGTCTACATCACCCCGGGCCGGGCCCGCGGCGTGACCGGCTTTTTGCGGGCGGTGGCCGAGTTCGCCCCGCAGATTTTCAGGCGGGCGCTCAAAGGGGGCTGA
- a CDS encoding cytochrome P450, which translates to MHTYHLDINDPAFIYDPYPTLAHLRENLPVFYDEVWNKIFFLRYEDIANLLRDKRLGRSITHILSRDELGWPPPNPLTRDFDHFQENHMLDNEPPKHTRLKGLMMKAFTPARVEGLRGKIQGIVNELIDRAEDMGQMDLLRDYAEPLPVTVIAELLGVPKEDRHLLRPWSAKIVKLYELGFTDLQAREANQAVVEFSAYIRQLADERRRKPGDDLISALVEVEEQGDKLTPDELVANCILLLNAGHEATVNGTTAGFLALSRNPEQMERAKEAAAKNHPEFFKLAVEELLRYDTPLPMFERWVLEDFEYKGIPLRRGQEVALMYASGNRDPRKFADPDRLNLTRAENQHLTFGLGIHYCIGAPLARLELQTSFQTLLKRLPNIHLATDRVEYAGGFVIRGHKAMPVAW; encoded by the coding sequence ATGCACACCTATCACCTCGATATCAACGACCCGGCTTTCATCTACGACCCTTACCCCACCCTGGCCCACCTGCGGGAGAACCTGCCGGTCTTCTACGACGAGGTCTGGAACAAGATTTTTTTCCTGCGCTACGAGGACATCGCCAACCTGTTGCGCGACAAGCGCCTGGGCCGCTCGATTACCCATATCCTTTCCCGCGACGAGCTGGGCTGGCCGCCGCCCAACCCGCTGACCCGCGACTTCGACCACTTCCAGGAAAACCACATGCTCGACAACGAGCCGCCCAAGCACACCCGGCTCAAGGGCCTGATGATGAAGGCCTTTACCCCGGCCCGGGTGGAGGGGCTGCGCGGAAAGATTCAGGGCATCGTAAACGAACTGATCGACCGGGCCGAAGACATGGGCCAGATGGATCTCCTGCGGGACTACGCCGAACCCCTGCCGGTTACGGTGATCGCTGAGCTTCTGGGCGTGCCCAAGGAGGATCGACACCTTTTGCGCCCGTGGTCGGCCAAAATTGTGAAGCTGTACGAGCTGGGCTTCACCGACCTTCAGGCCAGGGAGGCCAACCAGGCGGTGGTGGAGTTTTCGGCCTACATCCGGCAACTGGCCGACGAGCGCCGGCGCAAGCCTGGCGACGACCTGATCTCGGCCCTGGTGGAGGTCGAGGAGCAGGGCGACAAACTCACCCCCGACGAGTTGGTGGCCAACTGCATCCTGCTCCTGAACGCCGGCCACGAGGCCACGGTCAACGGCACCACTGCCGGTTTTCTGGCCCTTTCGCGCAACCCCGAACAGATGGAGCGGGCCAAGGAGGCGGCGGCCAAGAACCACCCGGAGTTCTTCAAGCTGGCCGTGGAGGAGCTGCTGCGCTACGACACCCCTTTGCCGATGTTCGAGCGCTGGGTGCTCGAGGACTTCGAGTACAAAGGCATCCCGCTGCGGCGCGGCCAGGAGGTAGCCCTGATGTATGCCTCGGGTAACCGCGACCCGCGCAAATTTGCCGACCCCGACCGGCTGAACCTAACCCGTGCCGAGAACCAGCACCTGACCTTTGGTCTGGGCATCCACTATTGCATCGGCGCACCCCTGGCGCGGCTCGAGCTCCAGACCTCCTTCCAGACCCTGCTCAAGCGGCTGCCCAACATCCACCTGGCTACCGACCGGGTCGAGTACGCCGGTGGGTTCGTGATCCGGGGGCACAAGGCCATGCCGGTGGCGTGGTAG
- a CDS encoding YegP family protein has product MAGKFVLTRSSDGQYMFNLKAANGQTILTSERYQSKDGALGGIESVRKNAGLDERYERRTASNGEPYFVLKAANHQEIGRSEMYSSQTAMENGIASVKKNAPEATLEDHTTS; this is encoded by the coding sequence ATGGCAGGTAAATTCGTTCTCACCCGCTCGTCTGATGGTCAGTACATGTTCAACCTCAAGGCCGCCAACGGCCAGACCATTCTCACCAGCGAGCGCTACCAGAGCAAAGACGGGGCCCTGGGCGGCATTGAGTCGGTACGTAAGAACGCCGGTCTGGATGAGCGCTACGAGCGCCGCACCGCCAGCAACGGTGAGCCCTATTTTGTCCTCAAAGCCGCCAACCACCAGGAGATTGGGCGCAGCGAGATGTACAGCTCACAGACCGCGATGGAAAACGGCATCGCCTCGGTGAAGAAAAACGCCCCCGAGGCTACCCTCGAGGACCACACCACCTCATAA
- a CDS encoding DUF309 domain-containing protein, with protein MQEVGLLNRPEYIEALELWRQGRFWEVHEALEPLWLRLSGPERELTQGIILLAAALHKAKDNPKGGWRNFQKALRHLANLPQNYQGVRVAALIEETRRALEKGPGQIPPFPLL; from the coding sequence GTGCAAGAGGTCGGTCTGTTGAATAGGCCCGAATACATCGAGGCGCTTGAGCTTTGGCGTCAGGGGCGGTTCTGGGAGGTGCACGAGGCTTTGGAACCCCTCTGGCTTCGGCTTTCGGGGCCTGAGCGCGAGCTGACCCAGGGCATTATCTTGCTGGCCGCTGCCCTGCACAAAGCCAAAGACAACCCCAAGGGTGGCTGGCGCAACTTCCAAAAAGCCTTGCGGCATCTGGCCAACCTGCCCCAGAACTACCAGGGGGTTCGGGTGGCCGCCTTGATCGAGGAAACCCGGCGGGCCCTGGAAAAAGGCCCCGGCCAGATACCGCCTTTTCCCTTGTTATGA
- the plsX gene encoding phosphate acyltransferase PlsX, which yields MKPIALDAMGGDHAPKVTVEGALQAHKQGIPVVLVGPTAVLKQELQQQGGDLPIAEAPEYITMHDQATDVRKKRRASINVCMELVKQGEASAVVAMGHTGATLASALFNLGRIRGVDRPTLLIELPSEKGRTFLTDGGANVDCKPEWLVQFAVMATAYAQAQGIAEPSVGLLSIGEEEHKGNELTLQTFPLLKAAPGLRFYGNVEGRDIFKGTTDIVVTDGYTGNVVLKLSEGEARTIFKWVREALSGGSLLTRLGALLVRPALQGLRARMDPAEYGAMPLLGVEGPVFIGHGSADGRAVLSAIRKAKGVVEAGLVERVRAGIARLAG from the coding sequence GTGAAACCGATTGCCCTCGATGCCATGGGAGGCGACCATGCCCCCAAAGTTACGGTAGAAGGCGCCCTACAAGCCCACAAGCAGGGAATCCCGGTGGTGCTGGTAGGCCCCACGGCGGTCTTGAAACAGGAGCTACAGCAACAGGGGGGCGATCTGCCCATCGCTGAAGCCCCCGAGTACATCACCATGCACGACCAGGCCACCGACGTACGCAAAAAGCGCCGGGCTTCCATCAACGTCTGCATGGAGCTGGTCAAGCAGGGCGAGGCCTCGGCGGTGGTGGCTATGGGGCACACCGGGGCCACGCTGGCCTCGGCCCTGTTCAACCTGGGGCGCATCCGGGGGGTGGATCGGCCCACCCTGCTGATTGAGCTGCCCAGCGAAAAAGGGCGTACCTTTCTGACCGACGGCGGGGCCAACGTAGACTGCAAGCCCGAATGGCTGGTGCAGTTTGCGGTGATGGCCACGGCCTATGCCCAGGCCCAGGGGATAGCGGAGCCCAGCGTGGGTCTGCTCTCCATCGGGGAGGAGGAGCACAAAGGCAACGAACTCACCCTGCAAACCTTTCCCCTGCTCAAGGCCGCGCCCGGCCTGCGCTTCTACGGCAACGTGGAAGGGCGTGACATCTTCAAGGGCACGACCGATATTGTGGTGACCGACGGCTACACCGGCAACGTGGTGCTCAAGCTCTCCGAAGGCGAGGCCCGGACAATCTTTAAATGGGTTCGCGAAGCTCTGAGCGGGGGTTCGCTCCTGACCAGGCTGGGGGCCTTGCTGGTGCGCCCGGCCCTGCAGGGTTTGCGCGCCCGGATGGATCCTGCCGAGTACGGGGCCATGCCCTTGCTGGGGGTGGAAGGCCCGGTGTTTATCGGGCATGGCTCCGCCGATGGGCGGGCGGTGCTGAGCGCGATTCGCAAGGCCAAGGGCGTGGTGGAGGCCGGCCTGGTGGAGCGGGTGCGGGCCGGCATCGCCCGCCTGGCCGGATAG
- the pyrF gene encoding orotidine-5'-phosphate decarboxylase yields MQAEFVHEVASRPPLVLGVDPRPELHGPNPLAHIRRYTLELLEALASRICAVKFQAAFFEALGPQGFTLMHELIVGARVLSLPVIVDAKRGDIGSTAEAYAKAYLQAYPGAALTVNPYLGRDALEPFFNAAQASGGAVFVLVKTSNPGSGLFQDLPLEQGGRLYQAVADYLAQQAEQQRVGDWSRVAAVVGVTYPEQVTEIRQRLPHSLLLLPGLGAQGGQAIKGPGLLNSASRALYYPGGEPGLEAAVHQAEEYLAALR; encoded by the coding sequence ATGCAAGCTGAGTTTGTTCACGAAGTAGCCTCCCGCCCACCCCTGGTACTGGGGGTGGATCCCCGGCCCGAGCTGCACGGCCCCAACCCGCTGGCCCACATCCGCCGCTACACCCTCGAGCTTCTGGAAGCCTTAGCCAGCAGAATCTGCGCCGTCAAGTTCCAGGCCGCTTTCTTCGAGGCCCTGGGCCCCCAGGGGTTCACCCTAATGCACGAGCTGATCGTGGGGGCCCGGGTGCTCTCGCTGCCGGTGATTGTGGATGCCAAGCGGGGCGATATCGGCTCCACCGCCGAGGCCTATGCTAAAGCCTACCTGCAGGCCTATCCGGGCGCGGCCCTGACGGTCAACCCCTACCTGGGCCGCGATGCCCTGGAGCCCTTTTTCAACGCGGCCCAGGCCTCGGGGGGTGCGGTTTTCGTGCTGGTCAAAACCTCCAACCCCGGCTCGGGGCTTTTTCAGGATCTGCCCCTGGAACAGGGAGGGCGGCTGTACCAGGCCGTGGCGGACTACCTGGCCCAGCAGGCCGAGCAGCAGCGGGTGGGGGACTGGTCGCGGGTGGCGGCGGTGGTGGGGGTGACCTACCCCGAGCAGGTTACCGAGATACGCCAGCGCCTCCCCCACTCCTTGCTGCTCCTGCCCGGCCTGGGGGCCCAGGGGGGCCAGGCCATCAAGGGGCCGGGGCTGCTCAACTCGGCCAGCCGGGCGCTGTATTACCCTGGCGGCGAACCCGGTCTGGAAGCAGCCGTGCACCAGGCCGAGGAATACCTGGCCGCGCTGCGGTAA
- the lhgO gene encoding L-2-hydroxyglutarate oxidase, producing the protein MKTCDYLIIGGGIVGLTVALEIKKRDAAASVVVLEKEKELAQHGSGRNSGVLHAGFYYTADSLKARFTREGNARWKQFVEARGLKINRCGKLVVAKNEQEVEGLKELKRRGDLNGVETYLISLEEARKIEPRVKSTELALWSPNTATVDPKECMAAIAAECKAQGIEIRLDSPYQGRRGRDIITPQEVYSAGFVVNAAGLHADRVAHDFGVGLRYRILPFKGLYVYGSEPVGALKTNIYPVPDLRNTFLGVHFTVTVDGQAKIGPTAIPAFWRENYEGLKGFDALEALSILRDEAILFFRNDFNFRSLALEEIKKYSRTYLVQQAAALLEGVKPENYRTWGRPGIRAQLYDHQEKKLVMDFLLEGNGEGLHVLNAISPAWTASMPFAEYVVDRIEALHKGQEIAQA; encoded by the coding sequence ATGAAAACCTGCGACTACCTGATTATTGGCGGGGGTATTGTGGGCCTGACCGTTGCCCTGGAGATAAAGAAGCGCGATGCCGCGGCCAGCGTGGTGGTGCTGGAGAAAGAGAAAGAACTGGCCCAGCACGGCTCCGGGCGCAACTCCGGGGTGCTGCACGCCGGTTTTTACTACACCGCCGACTCGCTCAAGGCCCGCTTTACCCGTGAGGGCAACGCCCGCTGGAAGCAGTTTGTGGAGGCGCGGGGCCTCAAAATCAACCGCTGCGGCAAGCTGGTGGTGGCTAAAAACGAGCAGGAGGTGGAGGGGCTAAAGGAACTCAAGCGCCGGGGCGACCTGAACGGGGTAGAGACCTACCTGATCTCCCTCGAGGAGGCCAGAAAAATCGAACCGCGGGTGAAATCGACCGAACTGGCCCTGTGGTCGCCCAACACCGCCACCGTGGATCCCAAAGAGTGCATGGCCGCCATCGCCGCCGAGTGTAAAGCCCAGGGTATCGAGATTCGCCTGGACAGCCCCTACCAGGGCCGGCGGGGCCGGGATATCATCACGCCCCAGGAGGTCTACAGCGCGGGCTTTGTGGTCAACGCCGCGGGGCTGCACGCCGACCGGGTGGCCCACGACTTTGGCGTGGGGCTGCGCTACCGCATCCTGCCCTTCAAGGGGCTGTACGTGTACGGCTCGGAGCCGGTGGGCGCGCTCAAAACCAACATCTACCCGGTGCCCGACCTGCGCAACACCTTTTTGGGCGTCCACTTCACGGTGACGGTGGACGGCCAGGCCAAAATTGGCCCCACCGCCATTCCGGCTTTCTGGCGCGAGAACTACGAGGGGCTGAAGGGTTTCGATGCGCTCGAGGCCCTCTCGATTCTGCGCGACGAGGCCATTCTGTTCTTCCGCAACGACTTCAACTTCCGCAGCCTGGCCCTGGAAGAGATCAAAAAGTACTCCAGAACCTACCTCGTACAGCAGGCCGCGGCCCTCTTGGAAGGGGTGAAGCCGGAAAACTACCGCACCTGGGGCCGCCCGGGCATCCGCGCCCAGCTCTACGACCACCAGGAAAAAAAGCTGGTGATGGACTTTTTGCTCGAGGGCAATGGGGAGGGCCTGCACGTGCTCAACGCCATCTCGCCGGCCTGGACGGCTTCCATGCCCTTTGCCGAGTATGTGGTGGATAGGATAGAAGCCCTGCACAAGGGCCAGGAGATAGCCCAGGCCTGA
- a CDS encoding asparaginase — translation MNAYTYLYRGGLLENRHKVSLAIVDPSGRVLAYCGNPYLQAPLRSSAKPFQTLALYLSGAIQRFGISPAEVALTCASHDGAEQHVAMAANYLRKIGLDESYLACGTHPPFDADARKALQQAGQAPTPLHNNCSGKHTGMLAAALALGVSPHGYEQPEHPVQQLNLQTLRELSGQPRIPYGVDGCSVPTFALPLAPAARMFALLAQPEAAPAKYQAGLEAVFRAMRQHPDLVAGPKSIDTVLMQKLPGLIAKRGADGYYGLALRDTRWGPVGIALKVESGSNEAREPMVVRLLEELGLLSPEVELEWRRPLIRNVRKLEVGHLEARLELCWV, via the coding sequence ATGAATGCGTACACTTACCTCTACCGGGGCGGCCTGCTGGAAAACCGCCACAAGGTTTCGCTGGCTATTGTGGATCCCTCTGGCCGGGTGCTGGCCTACTGCGGCAACCCCTACCTTCAGGCCCCCCTGCGCTCCTCGGCCAAGCCATTCCAGACCCTGGCCCTTTACCTGAGCGGCGCCATCCAGCGCTTTGGCATCAGCCCCGCCGAGGTGGCCCTGACCTGTGCTTCCCACGATGGAGCCGAGCAGCACGTAGCCATGGCCGCGAATTATCTGCGCAAAATTGGCCTGGACGAAAGCTATCTGGCCTGCGGCACTCATCCCCCTTTCGACGCCGATGCGCGCAAGGCCCTGCAACAGGCCGGCCAGGCCCCCACCCCCCTGCACAACAACTGCTCCGGCAAACACACCGGCATGCTGGCGGCCGCCCTGGCGCTGGGGGTGAGCCCCCACGGTTACGAGCAGCCCGAGCACCCGGTGCAGCAGCTCAACCTGCAAACCCTGCGCGAACTATCGGGCCAGCCCCGTATCCCCTACGGCGTGGACGGGTGCAGCGTACCCACCTTTGCCCTGCCCCTGGCCCCTGCCGCCCGGATGTTTGCCCTGCTGGCCCAGCCCGAGGCCGCCCCTGCAAAGTACCAGGCCGGCCTGGAGGCGGTTTTCCGGGCTATGCGGCAGCACCCCGACCTGGTGGCCGGCCCCAAAAGCATTGACACCGTGCTGATGCAAAAGCTACCGGGGCTCATCGCCAAGCGCGGAGCCGACGGCTACTATGGCCTGGCCCTGCGGGATACCCGCTGGGGCCCTGTTGGCATCGCTCTCAAGGTGGAGAGTGGCTCCAACGAGGCCAGGGAGCCCATGGTGGTCAGGCTGCTGGAAGAACTGGGCCTGCTCTCACCGGAAGTGGAGCTGGAGTGGCGCAGACCGCTCATTCGGAATGTACGCAAACTCGAGGTGGGGCATCTGGAGGCGCGGCTCGAGCTCTGCTGGGTCTAG
- a CDS encoding mechanosensitive ion channel family protein — translation METSSLWLRVLITVGLLILGFWVGRAGAGLAGWLASLTPDPRDDRYWRWAGWAWWLLTAAMIAALGAQVWQVRLEPFYAWGQVLFGWLGERGLAVLLILGATSLALRLVPRLLQRMPVGPGEFSREQVRLQTLKSVLESVLKVLIIALGVLFALSNLGLNVTALLAGAGVVGLGISLAAQNLIRDVINGFFILLEDQYGVGDVITVGQLSGGVERFNLRITVLRDLEGRVHFIPNSTIQQVTVMSRDWARAVVDVSVAYETPIDRALEVVRSEAEAFYADPEWRDKFTDQPPETLGIQQLADSGILIRVLFNTKPKEQWAIGREFRRRIKLRLDAEGIVIPYPTRRIVKDAGDRA, via the coding sequence GTGGAGACCTCGAGCCTCTGGCTACGTGTTTTGATCACTGTCGGCTTGCTAATACTGGGCTTCTGGGTGGGGCGGGCCGGGGCCGGCCTGGCTGGCTGGCTGGCCTCACTCACCCCCGACCCCCGCGACGACCGCTACTGGCGCTGGGCGGGGTGGGCCTGGTGGCTTCTAACCGCGGCGATGATAGCGGCACTGGGAGCCCAGGTCTGGCAGGTGCGCCTCGAGCCCTTCTACGCCTGGGGCCAGGTGCTCTTTGGCTGGCTGGGCGAGCGCGGGCTGGCCGTGCTGCTGATTCTGGGGGCGACCTCGCTGGCTTTGCGCCTGGTGCCCCGGCTGCTGCAGCGCATGCCGGTGGGGCCGGGGGAGTTTAGCCGGGAGCAGGTGCGGCTACAAACCCTCAAAAGCGTGCTCGAGTCGGTCTTGAAGGTGCTGATTATTGCCCTGGGGGTGCTGTTTGCCCTGTCCAACCTGGGCCTGAACGTCACCGCCTTGCTGGCCGGGGCCGGGGTGGTGGGGCTGGGCATCTCGCTGGCCGCCCAGAACCTGATCCGCGACGTGATCAACGGCTTTTTTATCCTACTGGAAGACCAGTACGGGGTGGGCGATGTGATCACCGTGGGCCAGCTTTCCGGGGGGGTGGAGCGTTTCAACCTGCGCATTACGGTGCTGCGCGACCTGGAAGGCCGGGTGCACTTCATCCCCAACTCCACCATCCAGCAAGTTACGGTGATGAGCCGCGACTGGGCCCGCGCGGTGGTGGACGTCTCGGTGGCCTACGAGACGCCCATTGACCGGGCCCTCGAGGTGGTGCGCTCGGAAGCCGAGGCCTTTTACGCCGACCCCGAGTGGCGCGACAAATTCACCGACCAGCCGCCTGAGACCCTGGGCATCCAGCAACTGGCCGACTCGGGCATCCTGATCCGGGTTCTGTTCAACACCAAGCCCAAGGAGCAGTGGGCTATTGGGCGCGAGTTCCGCCGCCGCATCAAGTTGCGGCTCGACGCCGAAGGGATTGTCATTCCCTACCCCACGCGGCGCATCGTCAAAGACGCGGGCGACCGGGCTTGA
- the trxA gene encoding thioredoxin has product MAKPIEVNDANFDTILKEHPYVLVDFWAEWCGPCRMVAPVMEELAREYEGKVTVAKLDVDANPQTAMKFRVMSIPTIILFKNGQPVEVMVGAAPKSNFVARLNKHVPVSA; this is encoded by the coding sequence ATGGCTAAACCGATCGAAGTCAACGATGCCAACTTTGATACCATCTTGAAAGAACATCCCTATGTGCTCGTAGATTTTTGGGCCGAGTGGTGCGGCCCCTGCCGCATGGTAGCGCCGGTGATGGAAGAGCTGGCCAGGGAGTACGAAGGCAAGGTGACGGTGGCCAAGCTGGATGTGGACGCCAACCCCCAGACTGCCATGAAGTTCCGGGTGATGAGCATCCCCACCATCATCCTGTTCAAAAACGGCCAGCCGGTGGAGGTAATGGTAGGCGCAGCCCCCAAGAGCAACTTTGTGGCCCGCCTTAATAAGCACGTCCCGGTTAGCGCCTGA